In one window of Methanoculleus chikugoensis DNA:
- the trxA gene encoding thioredoxin — MEGERPLDDELQRLREERLRKLEERLTGTPGGVIEIADGALQKILQEHPALVVDVWAEWCGPCRMVAPVVEDLARDFAGRVTFGKCNVDQNPTIAASFSITAIPTLLFFANGMLVDRVVGALPKEAIKARVMRAFGTG, encoded by the coding sequence ATGGAAGGAGAGAGGCCGCTTGACGACGAACTGCAGCGTCTCCGGGAAGAACGTCTCCGGAAACTCGAAGAACGGCTGACGGGTACGCCGGGCGGTGTCATCGAGATCGCCGATGGTGCGCTCCAGAAGATCCTGCAGGAGCACCCCGCTCTGGTCGTCGACGTCTGGGCGGAATGGTGCGGCCCCTGCCGGATGGTGGCCCCGGTCGTCGAGGACCTTGCGCGTGACTTCGCCGGCAGGGTGACCTTCGGCAAGTGCAACGTCGATCAAAACCCCACGATAGCAGCGAGTTTCAGTATAACGGCGATACCCACGCTCCTGTTCTTCGCGAACGGCATGCTGGTCGACCGGGTGGTCGGCGCGCTCCCGAAAGAGGCCATCAAAGCACGGGTCATGCGGGCGTTCGGCACCGGCTAG